In Chitinophaga sp. HK235, a single window of DNA contains:
- a CDS encoding TolC family protein, producing MTNRLALHALSVLLGILWCSCVFAQTPDTLRMTLPEAEQQLLQKNITLLAQRFNVDAAKAGVITAKLWDNPQVTFENVLYSHTTKKLFDFGYDGENSLQVQQLIRIAGHRNNAIKVAQSNVKMTEYQFFDLLRTLRFSLHDNFIDLYYKKQSLQTFGRQIAFLQQIVKVFEQQKAMGNIAPKEIIRIKSLLYDLQHDALELSNDIQQTQSDLALLMRVPATTVIEPQLPEALPDVPAQALSYQNLLDAARANRYDLKIAQENVQYNNLNLRLQKSLAIPDIQMGFSYDKQGNFERNYNGLNISMPLPIFNRNQGNIKMAKATLENSKLQLTGTQDQLEHDVMNSLQQALKTDKLMKEFDPGFEQEYTALMHEVEKNYGLHYIGLLEFIDLYDAYRNNVLKMNELKYNRLNALEQINFATGSTIYHF from the coding sequence ATGACGAATAGACTAGCATTACACGCCTTATCTGTACTGTTGGGCATCCTGTGGTGTAGCTGCGTTTTTGCGCAAACACCGGATACCCTGAGAATGACACTACCAGAGGCGGAACAGCAGCTCCTCCAGAAAAATATCACCCTGCTGGCCCAGCGGTTTAATGTAGACGCGGCCAAAGCAGGAGTCATCACTGCCAAACTTTGGGACAATCCCCAAGTGACTTTCGAGAATGTTTTATACAGTCACACCACCAAAAAACTGTTTGATTTCGGCTACGATGGAGAGAATTCACTCCAGGTACAGCAGTTGATTAGGATTGCCGGCCATCGCAACAATGCGATCAAAGTGGCACAGAGCAACGTGAAAATGACAGAGTACCAGTTCTTCGATTTGTTACGTACACTGCGTTTCTCACTCCATGATAACTTCATTGATCTGTACTATAAAAAACAATCCCTTCAGACTTTTGGCCGTCAGATAGCCTTCCTGCAGCAGATTGTAAAGGTGTTTGAACAACAGAAGGCCATGGGGAATATTGCTCCCAAAGAAATCATCCGTATCAAATCATTGTTATATGATCTGCAGCATGATGCACTGGAACTGTCCAATGATATCCAGCAAACTCAGTCGGATCTGGCATTGCTGATGCGGGTGCCTGCCACTACAGTCATAGAACCACAGCTGCCGGAAGCCTTGCCGGACGTGCCTGCACAGGCCTTATCTTACCAGAACCTGCTTGATGCCGCACGTGCCAACCGCTACGATCTGAAAATAGCCCAGGAAAACGTGCAGTATAATAATCTTAATCTCCGTCTGCAAAAGTCTTTAGCTATCCCTGATATACAAATGGGATTCTCCTACGATAAACAGGGTAACTTCGAAAGAAATTACAACGGCCTCAATATATCCATGCCATTGCCCATCTTTAACCGTAACCAGGGCAATATCAAAATGGCAAAGGCCACACTGGAAAACAGCAAGCTGCAACTTACCGGAACACAGGATCAGCTGGAACATGATGTGATGAACAGCCTTCAGCAGGCACTGAAAACAGATAAGCTGATGAAGGAATTTGATCCCGGCTTCGAACAGGAATACACCGCTCTGATGCATGAAGTGGAGAAAAACTACGGACTGCATTACATTGGACTGCTGGAGTTCATCGACCTCTACGATGCTTACCGGAACAACGTGCTCAAAATGAATGAGCTCAAATACAACCGACTCAATGCACTGGAGCAGATCAACTTCGCTACCGGTTCCACTATCTACCATTTCTGA
- a CDS encoding EamA family transporter: protein MWWIYALLSAAFAALTAIFAKIGVADIPSNLATGIRTIIILLVAWGIVLARGEYKGVTLTRHTLLFLVLSGLATGFSWIFYFKALQVGKVSQVAPVDKLSVALTIILAAVFLQEAITWKTAIGALLIISGTLVLIIK from the coding sequence ATGTGGTGGATTTACGCTTTGTTATCAGCTGCCTTTGCAGCGCTCACGGCCATTTTTGCCAAGATAGGTGTGGCGGATATTCCGTCAAACCTGGCCACCGGCATACGTACCATTATTATTTTGCTGGTAGCCTGGGGTATAGTGCTGGCAAGGGGAGAATATAAAGGAGTAACGCTTACGCGGCATACCCTGTTATTTCTGGTATTGTCGGGCCTGGCTACTGGTTTCTCCTGGATTTTTTATTTCAAGGCCCTGCAGGTGGGCAAAGTATCACAGGTTGCGCCGGTAGACAAACTGAGCGTGGCACTGACGATTATTCTGGCAGCGGTTTTTCTGCAGGAGGCTATCACCTGGAAAACGGCGATTGGTGCCCTGTTGATTATTTCGGGCACGCTGGTACTGATTATTAAATAA
- a CDS encoding response regulator transcription factor, with product MKILVIEDESKVGAFIKRGLEEHHHQVEVYTDGLLGQQAAIAEDYDLVILDIMLPGINGLTICRNLRARDVTAPVLMLTALNATHDIVDGLNAGADDYLAKPFHFSELVARVNALSRRKNNFKQEKEILALADLRLDTTSKTASREGQEITLTAKEYALLELLLKNTGKVLSRALISEAVWGLEFDTGTNTIDVYVNYLRNKIEKGFSGEKLIHTVVGMGYVMKVKGTWQQQL from the coding sequence ATGAAAATATTGGTTATTGAAGATGAATCCAAAGTAGGTGCCTTTATTAAAAGAGGACTGGAAGAACATCATCATCAGGTGGAAGTGTATACAGACGGACTGTTGGGACAGCAGGCCGCCATAGCAGAAGACTATGATCTGGTGATCCTCGACATCATGTTGCCCGGCATCAACGGGCTCACTATCTGCAGAAACCTCCGGGCCCGCGATGTGACAGCCCCGGTACTGATGCTGACAGCCCTTAACGCTACCCATGATATTGTGGATGGTCTCAATGCCGGCGCAGATGACTATCTCGCTAAACCCTTCCACTTCTCTGAGCTGGTAGCCAGGGTGAATGCACTGTCACGCCGTAAAAACAATTTCAAACAGGAAAAGGAAATCCTTGCCCTGGCAGACCTGCGCCTGGATACCACCTCCAAAACAGCCAGCAGGGAAGGACAGGAGATCACCCTCACCGCCAAGGAATACGCATTGCTGGAATTGTTGCTCAAAAACACCGGCAAGGTGCTGTCCCGCGCTCTTATCTCCGAAGCCGTATGGGGACTGGAGTTCGACACCGGCACTAACACAATAGATGTTTACGTGAACTATCTCCGCAACAAAATAGAAAAGGGTTTCAGCGGTGAAAAGCTGATCCACACAGTGGTGGGGATGGGGTACGTCATGAAAGTTAAAGGTACCTGGCAGCAACAGCTATGA
- a CDS encoding NADPH-dependent FMN reductase, producing MNVLIFNGATDTRPEATSNRLAAYMSTALSEQGFYPEIFSLAEKQIPFFSMLEAAKKPEAVTAMCDAFCKADLQIWMTPLYHGSMTGAMKNCLDWLELTSKHQRPYLTGKVVALLSWADGTQAMQGINAMDAVAKALRAWVLPYSLPILKDNLYDPQTSGFTAFYKNKLDMMVSLLCAAKSHVTAGITTA from the coding sequence ATGAACGTACTCATATTTAACGGCGCAACCGACACCCGGCCTGAAGCTACTTCCAATCGCCTGGCAGCCTATATGTCAACTGCATTAAGCGAGCAGGGATTTTACCCGGAGATTTTCAGTCTGGCAGAAAAACAAATCCCGTTTTTCTCGATGTTGGAGGCAGCAAAGAAGCCGGAAGCAGTCACAGCTATGTGTGATGCGTTTTGTAAAGCGGACCTTCAGATATGGATGACGCCTTTATATCATGGAAGCATGACCGGCGCCATGAAAAATTGCCTGGACTGGCTGGAGCTGACGAGCAAACACCAACGGCCATATTTAACCGGAAAGGTTGTAGCTTTGCTCTCCTGGGCAGACGGCACGCAGGCCATGCAGGGGATAAATGCGATGGATGCAGTAGCGAAAGCGTTGAGGGCCTGGGTATTACCTTACTCCCTCCCTATCCTGAAAGATAATCTCTATGACCCGCAAACCAGCGGGTTTACTGCATTTTATAAAAACAAGCTGGATATGATGGTTTCCCTGCTATGTGCTGCCAAATCGCATGTGACAGCCGGAATAACAACAGCGTAA
- a CDS encoding GNAT family N-acetyltransferase, translating into MQLPFLSTEQLVLRPITEKDTAALFSLFSKEEVTRYMDIDAFSNITEATQIITYFRENWEKQEGMRWAITLRGLDELIGTCGFHHWNKTHYKIELGYDLLPAYWGKGIMTEAIGIILQFAFEDLQVNRVEAFVDPVNTASSRLLGRLGFQHEGMLRDAFFEKGKFVDAELYSLLRREYNREAIWQ; encoded by the coding sequence ATGCAATTACCCTTTCTAAGCACTGAGCAGCTGGTGCTCCGGCCTATCACAGAAAAAGATACCGCTGCTTTGTTCTCCCTCTTTTCCAAAGAAGAAGTGACACGGTATATGGACATTGATGCTTTCTCCAATATTACTGAAGCTACACAGATCATCACTTATTTCCGAGAAAACTGGGAAAAACAGGAAGGCATGCGCTGGGCCATTACCCTCAGGGGCCTGGATGAGCTGATAGGCACCTGTGGTTTTCATCACTGGAATAAAACACATTACAAAATTGAGCTGGGGTATGACCTGTTGCCTGCTTACTGGGGCAAAGGTATTATGACAGAAGCGATTGGAATAATTCTGCAGTTTGCATTTGAAGACCTGCAAGTGAACCGGGTAGAAGCATTTGTAGACCCTGTCAATACAGCCTCTTCACGTTTGCTGGGAAGGCTGGGCTTCCAGCATGAAGGTATGTTGCGTGACGCTTTTTTTGAGAAGGGAAAATTTGTAGATGCAGAGCTGTACAGCCTGCTGCGCCGGGAATATAACCGGGAGGCCATCTGGCAATAA
- a CDS encoding efflux RND transporter periplasmic adaptor subunit has protein sequence MQNIMKRYIPAAVFIISVYGITTSCGSKKTPEKSTQWALTDSMLRTLVVDTATAMPLESEIYLTGKISENEDKTARIFPMVSGIVTDVKVHSGDFVKKGQVLAVIKSPEMAGFTADQRINANDMATAKRNMEVAESFYKSGLNSQKDYEEAKRNYDKAVAAYNKSSAVLEINGGAHQTSYMVKAPVPGFVISKKTAENMQWRPDNSDPIFVVADLNNVWAVINVFESDISSIREGDPVQMSTLSYPDKTFTGRIDKIYNVLDPETKVMKARVVVDNPGFFLKPEMFVRAQAKRHADSNLVSISSRGVIFDHDKYYVLVLTNAKPGVTIREVKISRTVEGRTYIASGLQDGERIIASRQVFIYNTLSDQQQ, from the coding sequence ATGCAAAATATTATGAAGCGTTATATACCTGCAGCTGTTTTTATTATATCCGTTTATGGCATTACCACCAGTTGCGGCAGCAAAAAGACTCCTGAAAAGTCCACCCAGTGGGCACTGACAGATTCTATGCTCCGCACCCTGGTGGTAGATACGGCTACCGCCATGCCACTGGAAAGCGAAATTTATCTGACCGGTAAGATCAGTGAGAATGAAGATAAGACCGCCCGTATATTCCCGATGGTAAGCGGTATCGTGACAGATGTAAAAGTACATTCCGGCGACTTTGTAAAAAAAGGCCAGGTGCTCGCTGTTATCAAAAGCCCTGAAATGGCCGGATTTACAGCCGATCAGCGTATCAATGCCAATGATATGGCCACTGCCAAACGCAATATGGAAGTAGCAGAGTCTTTTTATAAAAGCGGACTTAACTCCCAGAAAGACTACGAAGAAGCCAAACGCAACTACGACAAGGCAGTAGCTGCGTACAATAAATCCAGCGCCGTACTGGAAATTAATGGTGGTGCACATCAGACCAGCTATATGGTGAAAGCGCCGGTGCCCGGATTTGTAATCAGTAAAAAAACAGCGGAAAATATGCAATGGAGGCCCGACAACTCAGACCCCATCTTTGTGGTGGCCGATCTGAACAATGTATGGGCCGTCATCAATGTCTTTGAGTCTGATATTTCCAGTATCCGGGAAGGTGATCCGGTACAGATGTCTACCTTGTCTTATCCCGATAAAACATTTACTGGTAGAATCGATAAGATCTATAATGTACTCGACCCGGAAACGAAAGTGATGAAGGCCAGGGTAGTGGTAGACAATCCCGGCTTTTTCCTCAAACCGGAAATGTTTGTTCGCGCCCAGGCCAAACGACATGCAGATTCCAACCTGGTAAGCATTTCTTCCCGGGGTGTTATTTTCGACCACGATAAATATTATGTGCTGGTGCTGACCAACGCCAAACCAGGCGTAACGATCCGCGAGGTTAAAATATCCAGAACTGTGGAAGGCCGGACCTATATCGCCTCCGGATTACAGGACGGGGAGCGTATCATCGCTTCACGGCAGGTATTTATTTATAACACACTGAGCGATCAGCAGCAGTAA
- a CDS encoding GNAT family N-acetyltransferase produces the protein MNLQYRDAVLEDLPEIVAIYNSTIAGRMVTADTSPVSVESRIPWFHEHNPEQRPLWMVYHEGQLIGWMSFQSFHSRPAYSGTVEISIYLAETARGKGFGKAILQHAIDMAPKYGVHTIVGLIFAHNLPSLKLFIDKGFQEWAHLPDVAILDGVERSLKILGYKVK, from the coding sequence ATGAATTTGCAGTACAGAGATGCAGTCCTGGAGGATTTACCTGAGATAGTAGCTATTTACAACAGTACCATTGCAGGGAGAATGGTCACGGCCGATACTTCGCCGGTAAGCGTGGAAAGCCGTATTCCCTGGTTTCATGAGCATAATCCGGAGCAACGGCCGTTATGGATGGTGTACCACGAAGGGCAACTGATCGGATGGATGAGTTTTCAGTCTTTTCATAGTCGTCCGGCCTATAGCGGCACAGTAGAGATTAGCATTTACCTTGCGGAAACAGCCCGGGGTAAGGGTTTTGGCAAAGCCATCCTGCAACATGCCATTGACATGGCACCTAAATATGGGGTGCACACCATAGTGGGACTTATCTTCGCGCACAATCTTCCCAGCCTGAAACTGTTCATCGATAAAGGATTTCAGGAATGGGCCCATTTGCCGGATGTAGCTATCCTGGACGGGGTAGAAAGAAGCCTGAAAATACTGGGATATAAGGTTAAATAA
- a CDS encoding efflux RND transporter permease subunit, whose product MNKFIKQVLAFSLKNKYFIFFAAGVMAVMGYISFKQIGVDAFPDVTNTTVTIITQWQGRSAEEVEKFVTRPIEIAMNRAQKKTHIRSSSLFGLSVIKVIFADDVDDTFARQQINNNLASANLPDGVDPEIEPPYGPTGEIYRYTLESSKLTIEQLKTLQDWVVERNLLAVPGVADIVSFGGEVKIYQVTMNPDKAVQYSITAQEMFQALSKSNINVGGDVIVKNAQAYVVRGIGILNNVEEIKNIIVDHIGGTPILVKDVAEVTVSALPRLGQVGRDRDNDMVEGIVVMRKGENPANVIVGLKEKIEELNSRILPDDVKIKTFYNREDLIDFSTHTVLHNMIEGIIFVTVIVFIFMADWRTTIIVSVVIPLALLFAFICLRLKGMSANLLSMGAIDFGIIIDGAVVMMEGIFVMLDRKAHQVGMERFNKLSKLGMIRKACMENGKGIFFAKLIIITGLLPIFTFEKVEGKMFSPLAWTLGFALLGALILTFTLVPALASVLLRKDVKEKHNFFLEFVHRTTLRMFNYTFRHRRFVFTISLIILAIGLYCFRFLGTEFLPQLNEGAIYIRATGPLSTSLGESVKVADELRKKILTFPEVRQVMSQTGRPNDGTDATGFYNIEFHVDIYPQDQWKSGISKEELIRRMNAKLDGEPGVTLNFSQPIMDNVEEAVSGVKGSIVVKLFGDDFKVVEKHEEQIEKILKTVRGIEDLGIMRNIGQPELRINLNQQKMALYGVTTEDANSVIEMAIGGKAATKIYEGEKNFDLRIRYPESFRENEIAIGNLTIPTLRGNKIPLKEIADISHIIGPSMIYRDKHQRYGAIKFSVRGRDLGSTIAEAQHKVHEQITLPKGYSLEWAGDFENQERATQRLTQVVPISLFLIFLFLFILFGKVKDSLLVLNNVPFAIIGGIFSLWLTGVNFSISAGIGFIALFGICVQNGVILLTKFKTNIRTMHQYSDFNLSKAIQEGVESRIRPVVMTAMMAAIGLLPAAMSHGIGSETARPLARVVIGGLITDTLFNLFIFPIVFYWVYRRMLRKAEQ is encoded by the coding sequence ATGAACAAATTCATTAAGCAAGTACTTGCTTTTTCTCTTAAGAATAAATACTTCATCTTCTTTGCTGCCGGTGTCATGGCCGTCATGGGGTACATCAGCTTCAAACAGATCGGTGTGGACGCTTTCCCGGATGTGACCAACACTACTGTGACCATTATCACCCAATGGCAGGGACGCAGTGCCGAAGAAGTGGAGAAATTTGTGACGCGTCCCATCGAAATTGCGATGAACCGGGCGCAGAAAAAAACACATATCCGTTCTTCTTCCCTGTTCGGGCTGTCTGTGATAAAAGTGATCTTCGCAGATGATGTCGACGATACTTTTGCCCGGCAACAGATCAACAACAACCTCGCATCGGCCAACCTGCCAGATGGGGTAGACCCTGAAATTGAACCGCCATACGGGCCTACAGGAGAGATCTACCGTTATACCCTGGAAAGCAGCAAGCTGACGATCGAGCAGCTGAAAACACTGCAGGACTGGGTGGTAGAACGTAACCTGCTGGCAGTACCAGGCGTGGCCGACATCGTGAGCTTCGGTGGTGAAGTGAAAATCTATCAGGTGACCATGAATCCTGATAAAGCCGTGCAATACAGCATCACCGCACAGGAGATGTTTCAGGCATTGTCAAAAAGTAATATCAACGTAGGGGGTGATGTGATCGTTAAAAACGCGCAAGCATATGTAGTGCGCGGTATCGGGATACTCAACAATGTTGAGGAAATCAAAAATATCATCGTAGACCATATCGGCGGTACGCCCATCCTGGTAAAAGACGTGGCCGAGGTGACCGTATCGGCGCTGCCCCGTCTGGGCCAGGTGGGCCGCGACCGTGATAACGACATGGTAGAAGGTATCGTGGTGATGCGTAAAGGGGAAAACCCCGCCAACGTGATTGTAGGATTGAAAGAAAAAATCGAAGAGCTCAACAGCCGTATCCTGCCCGATGACGTAAAAATCAAAACATTCTATAACAGGGAAGACCTGATCGATTTTTCTACCCACACGGTACTGCACAACATGATCGAAGGGATCATCTTTGTAACAGTCATCGTATTCATCTTCATGGCTGACTGGCGTACTACCATCATTGTATCGGTGGTAATACCGCTGGCATTGCTGTTTGCCTTCATCTGCCTGCGATTGAAAGGAATGAGTGCCAACCTGCTCTCCATGGGGGCCATCGATTTTGGTATCATCATAGACGGGGCCGTGGTAATGATGGAGGGCATCTTTGTGATGCTCGACCGAAAGGCCCATCAGGTGGGCATGGAGCGGTTCAACAAACTCAGCAAGCTGGGGATGATCCGCAAGGCCTGTATGGAAAATGGTAAAGGTATCTTCTTTGCCAAGCTGATCATTATTACAGGCCTGCTGCCGATCTTCACCTTCGAAAAAGTGGAAGGTAAAATGTTCTCGCCACTGGCCTGGACACTCGGTTTTGCCCTGCTGGGTGCTCTGATCCTCACCTTTACGCTGGTACCGGCATTAGCCAGTGTACTGCTGCGGAAGGATGTGAAGGAGAAACACAACTTTTTCCTGGAATTTGTGCATCGGACCACCTTACGCATGTTTAATTACACCTTCCGCCACAGACGGTTCGTATTCACCATTTCACTGATTATCCTGGCCATTGGACTTTACTGTTTCCGCTTTCTGGGTACGGAGTTCCTGCCGCAGCTGAACGAAGGCGCCATCTACATCCGCGCTACCGGTCCGCTGAGTACTTCGCTCGGCGAGTCGGTAAAAGTAGCAGACGAATTGCGCAAGAAAATACTGACCTTCCCGGAAGTAAGACAGGTGATGTCGCAAACAGGCCGTCCTAATGATGGTACCGATGCTACCGGTTTTTACAACATAGAGTTTCACGTAGATATCTATCCGCAGGACCAGTGGAAGAGCGGTATCTCCAAGGAAGAACTGATACGCCGTATGAACGCCAAACTGGACGGAGAGCCCGGTGTTACGCTCAACTTCTCCCAGCCTATCATGGATAACGTGGAAGAAGCTGTATCAGGTGTGAAAGGATCTATTGTGGTGAAACTGTTCGGAGATGATTTTAAAGTGGTGGAAAAACATGAAGAACAGATCGAGAAAATTCTTAAGACGGTCAGAGGTATTGAAGACCTGGGTATCATGCGTAATATCGGCCAGCCGGAGCTGAGGATCAACCTGAACCAGCAGAAAATGGCCCTTTATGGTGTTACCACAGAAGATGCCAACTCCGTGATCGAAATGGCGATCGGTGGAAAGGCCGCCACCAAAATTTACGAAGGAGAGAAAAACTTCGATCTGCGTATCCGTTATCCGGAGAGCTTCCGGGAAAACGAGATAGCTATCGGCAACCTGACCATCCCCACACTGCGTGGTAATAAAATACCACTGAAAGAAATTGCAGACATCAGCCATATCATAGGTCCGAGTATGATCTATCGCGACAAACACCAGCGTTATGGCGCGATTAAGTTCTCAGTACGTGGCCGTGACCTGGGAAGCACGATAGCAGAGGCTCAGCATAAAGTACATGAACAGATCACACTGCCTAAAGGTTATTCCCTGGAGTGGGCCGGTGATTTTGAAAACCAGGAACGCGCTACCCAAAGACTTACGCAGGTGGTGCCAATCAGTCTGTTTCTGATCTTCCTGTTCCTGTTCATCCTGTTCGGTAAGGTAAAGGATTCCCTGCTGGTATTAAACAACGTGCCTTTTGCCATCATCGGAGGTATTTTCTCGCTGTGGCTGACAGGCGTCAACTTCAGTATCTCTGCCGGTATCGGCTTCATTGCATTGTTTGGTATCTGTGTACAAAACGGGGTGATACTGCTGACAAAATTCAAAACGAATATCCGGACCATGCATCAATACTCGGATTTTAATCTCTCCAAAGCTATTCAGGAGGGGGTGGAATCCCGTATCCGTCCGGTGGTCATGACGGCCATGATGGCGGCCATCGGTTTGCTGCCCGCCGCGATGAGCCATGGCATCGGTTCTGAAACAGCCCGCCCGCTGGCCCGTGTGGTAATCGGCGGTCTGATAACAGATACTCTGTTCAACCTGTTTATTTTCCCGATAGTCTTTTATTGGGTGTACAGGAGAATGTTACGTAAAGCAGAGCAGTGA
- a CDS encoding metalloregulator ArsR/SmtB family transcription factor, giving the protein MEKYPTRTRNAADRFLMLIKTRGPLSAAELAGELGITTEGARLQLVKLAEEGLLQAESISKGVGRPMQIWSLTPMGNTRFPDSHTELTVDIIQTIKTVLGPEALANVIKAREKNQQEKYHAALEGVTGIENRLTAFAAIRTTEGYLAEWRKEGDIFLFIENHCPICCAAATCDNICTSEMNTFISVIGEDVQVTRLDHIINGARRCVYKIQPTTVPVA; this is encoded by the coding sequence TTGGAAAAATATCCAACACGAACCAGAAATGCTGCTGACAGGTTTTTGATGCTGATCAAGACCAGGGGCCCCCTGTCTGCTGCCGAGCTGGCTGGTGAATTGGGTATCACCACCGAAGGTGCCCGCCTCCAGCTGGTCAAACTGGCAGAGGAAGGCCTCCTGCAAGCGGAAAGTATTTCCAAAGGGGTAGGACGCCCCATGCAGATATGGAGCCTGACTCCCATGGGCAACACCCGCTTCCCGGACAGCCATACCGAACTGACAGTTGATATCATCCAGACTATCAAAACCGTCCTGGGCCCGGAAGCCTTGGCGAATGTTATTAAAGCACGCGAAAAAAATCAGCAGGAAAAATATCATGCTGCCCTCGAAGGTGTCACTGGTATAGAAAACCGCCTCACCGCCTTTGCAGCCATCAGAACCACTGAAGGATACCTGGCAGAATGGAGAAAAGAAGGCGATATCTTCCTTTTTATAGAAAATCACTGCCCGATCTGCTGTGCCGCCGCCACCTGCGATAATATCTGCACCTCCGAAATGAACACCTTCATCAGTGTCATTGGGGAAGATGTACAGGTCACACGCCTGGACCATATTATCAATGGCGCCCGCCGCTGTGTATATAAAATCCAACCAACCACTGTACCGGTAGCCTGA
- a CDS encoding HAMP domain-containing sensor histidine kinase, translated as MKIRHRLSLQFTLITGIILTGVFILIYLLSAQYIRNSFFKLLQVRALVTAQVYLEKDELTKKKFLEIEKSYRQSIPDESSNIYDQEDKPVFLENIKYTWPNSLLNTIRKTGTYRFTFGENKYGVGMFYPDNQGDFVVIVTAKNKPGEQQLQYLALILGIILCISLLVTYGLGQWFASKALQPIQSINRQVKRIRSNNLHMRVEQGRNKDEIDELARNFNELLQHMEQAFEMQRSFVSNASHELRTPLTTIIGEIEVTLHRERNKEDYITTLSTVLDESEKLKMITDGLLQLTRVDVILTAANTELVRLDEMLWEIQEHWRYKTPPLQADVIMNDMPEDAARLTLRGNRALLMLALQNIVRNGFKFSYNQPVSLRLTYNKSGMVLSVSDKGIGIAPSEQDKIFMPLYRADNAYTFSGYGIGLAMAQRIFQLHQASITVSSVLGQGTTFNIFFPAEIKI; from the coding sequence ATGAAGATAAGACATCGTTTATCACTACAGTTTACCCTTATCACTGGTATTATCCTCACCGGGGTGTTTATCCTGATATATCTCCTGTCTGCCCAGTATATCCGCAACAGCTTCTTTAAACTGTTGCAGGTAAGGGCGCTCGTAACAGCCCAGGTATACCTCGAAAAAGATGAGCTCACCAAAAAGAAATTTCTGGAGATAGAAAAAAGCTATCGCCAGAGCATCCCCGACGAATCCAGCAATATCTACGACCAGGAAGATAAACCTGTTTTCCTGGAGAATATCAAATATACCTGGCCCAACTCTCTGCTCAACACCATCCGTAAAACAGGCACCTATCGCTTTACCTTCGGGGAAAATAAATATGGTGTAGGCATGTTTTATCCCGATAATCAGGGCGACTTTGTAGTGATCGTGACGGCCAAAAACAAGCCCGGAGAACAACAGCTGCAGTACCTGGCACTGATCCTGGGCATCATCCTCTGTATATCGCTGCTGGTCACTTACGGGCTGGGGCAGTGGTTTGCCAGCAAAGCCCTGCAGCCGATCCAAAGCATCAACCGTCAGGTAAAACGTATCCGTTCCAACAACCTGCACATGCGGGTGGAACAAGGCCGCAACAAAGATGAAATTGATGAACTGGCCAGGAACTTCAATGAATTATTGCAGCACATGGAACAGGCTTTTGAAATGCAGCGTTCTTTTGTGTCTAATGCATCCCATGAGTTGCGTACTCCCTTGACCACCATTATCGGTGAAATTGAAGTAACCCTTCACCGCGAACGAAATAAAGAAGACTACATCACCACCCTCAGCACAGTGCTGGACGAGTCAGAGAAACTCAAAATGATCACCGACGGCCTGCTGCAGCTCACCAGAGTGGATGTGATCCTTACTGCTGCCAACACAGAACTGGTGCGGCTCGACGAAATGCTGTGGGAAATACAGGAACACTGGCGTTATAAGACTCCACCGCTGCAGGCAGACGTGATCATGAACGATATGCCTGAAGATGCAGCCCGCCTGACTTTGCGGGGTAACAGAGCCTTGCTCATGCTGGCACTGCAGAACATCGTAAGGAATGGCTTTAAGTTTTCGTATAACCAGCCCGTTAGTCTCCGCCTTACCTATAACAAAAGCGGCATGGTACTGTCTGTCAGCGATAAAGGCATTGGTATCGCGCCCAGTGAACAGGATAAAATATTTATGCCCCTTTACCGGGCAGACAACGCCTATACATTTTCCGGCTATGGCATCGGACTGGCTATGGCCCAGAGAATCTTCCAGCTCCATCAGGCCTCCATTACTGTCAGCAGTGTTCTCGGTCAGGGAACAACCTTTAACATTTTTTTTCCCGCTGAGATTAAAATCTAA